A segment of the Roseiconus lacunae genome:
CGGTAGTGACATGTCCTATCAAACGGGCGTTCGTTTTCTTCAAGCGAATCTATCGGGAGCTGACTTTACGGACGAATCGCGAAAGCAAATTTTTGTCACCAGCGGATTGTTTCGTCGTGTTGACTGGGGGCTGCAATACGGTGTGGTGGTCGACTATTTGTACGAGGACTGGTATTTCCGAAGCAACCTGATGCAACTCCGTGGCGAGCTGTCTTGGAAGACCCAACGTTGTGACGTCCTGGGGTTCAAGTTTGCGACCGGATTGAAGGACGACGATGACTTGACCAGCGTCATCGATTCCTCGGGTAACACCATTAGCAATAACATTGCATTCGATTCGGTCAATCAATATCGGTTCTTCTATCGACAGATGCTCTCCGAGTTCGGTGCGATCGAAGGCGGCTTGGGGTGGACCGATGACGAAGATTTCATCTTAAACTTGGATGTTGGCTTGCCGGTCCATCGCAATGTGACTTGGGACACGTCGGCGACTTACTACATTCCCGACGAGGCAGCCGCCTCGCCCGATTTCATGCAAGAGGGCTGGAACCTTTCGATCGGATTCACCTTCCGTCCCGGTGGTTCAAAGGCCGGGCGTTGGTACTCGCGACCGTTGATGAATGTCGCCGACAACGGATCGATGATCGTTGATCGTCAGTAAGGCGTTAGTCCCGTGGGACTTCGATGCCTCGGATCATCGCTTGCAGTTCATCGTCGACGTCGCGGCCTTCAATTTCGGCTTCGGCAGTCAGTTGAACGCGGTGGCGAAGGGCTGGCACCGCGACTTCGACCACGTCATCGGGGATCGCATAATCGCGACCGTTGAACCCGGCGAGCGTTCGAGCACATTGCATCAACGCCAAACCGGCCCGCGGTGAAGCACCGATATGAAACGCCGGCCAGGAACGCGTTGCGCGAACGATCTTGTTGATGTAATCGACCAACGTTTCTTCGACGTTCACGGTTCCGCATAACTGGATGCAACTCATCACCGTTTCCGGATCGGTGACTTTTCGAATCTCATTTTCCAATCGCGAGTTCAGGCTGACTTGTTTGCTGTGCAGTTTCAGAATTTCTGCTTCTTGTGCCTCGGTTGGATAATCGACTTTTAGCTTGAACATAAAGCGGTCCAATTGAGCTTCTGGCAAGTTGTACGTGCCTTCGCTCTCGAGCGGATTCTGTGTTGCCATCACCAAAAACGGCTGCGGAACGGTGTGACTCGTTCCATCAATGGTGACCCGATATTCCTGCATGATTTCCAAAAGTGCCGCGTGCGTTTTCGCAGGCGACCGGTTGATTTCATCCGCCAACAATAGCTGTGTAAAAACCGGGCCGGGGCGAAATCGGAATTCGCTTTTCTGCATGTCGAATACCGGTGCCCCGGTGATGTCCGATGGCATCAAATCGGCGGTAAATTGAATGCGACCGAACTCACAACCCAAGATCCGCCCTAGCGTTCGCACGAACAATGTTTTGCCAAGTCCTGGAACGGATTCGATCAAAACGTGTCCGCCGGAAAACAATGCGGTCAACGTGCCGAGTACCAGTTCTTCTTGACCGACATACAGTTTCGCGACTTCGCCGGAGATCGCGGAAAAGAGTTTTTCGACCGGCGCGAAGCGTTCACTTTTTTCACGAAACGACGGCGTGGTTTGCTGCGGTGTAGTTGCCGAATCGATAGGTTGGCTACCTTGCGATGAATCTGTCAACGTTGTTCCTCAGGGCGATTGGTTTGTTCGATGGCTTCGGATCGATCAGCAACGGAATCGTCGTCGAGTTCGATAGCGTCCGAATGATTCGCTTGCGATTGTGGGGGCAAGTTAGCGGGTGACTGTGGGCGTCCCGTGGGGGCAGAGGATGCCGACGGAGACACCGTATGGTCGACCGGTTCGTTGACTACCCAGGGGCCATGTGTTTCGCCTCGAACCCGTCTCATGTATTCGCTAATCCGTTTGCGTGCGAATGCTTCGCCGCCTCGCCGGTACATCAGCGTCGCGACGGCGTCGAGGTGGTCACCAAAGTGCGTCAGTGTCCCACGGTCAACTTTTGCCGGGCGTCCGAAAATGGGAAACAGCATCAGGCAAAAAACAATCCCGATCACCGCCGCATGAAACGTGACTAGGACCAACGGAAATTGCGTCAACGACTCCGCTCCGGTTGCCCGCGGGATTTCATCGACACGTGAACTGACCGGTAGCCCATCCGAGGCGGTCACGAAGCCAACCTGCGGTAGGTTGCCGTTGTCGGTCAGCCTATCCTGTTCGTCGATCGCTTCTCCATCGATCGCAATTTGTTTGCATTGCTCGATCAATCGTTCGGCTAAGTGACGGTTGGAGGGTTTCGTCAATCCGTAGTTCGTTAGAAGTGAACCACTGGCGACCACGAAGACCTGCGAGTGATGCCAATTGTCCGCGGTGAGCTGTGCCAAAACCGTTTCACCTTTGGCGGTTTCAACGAGCGATGAGAACTGAAGCCCTGCCTTCTTGGGTTGGGGGGGCGAAGCGACGGTTTGATTGGTGCTGAGTCCTTGACTTGTCGTGACGTTGACGGTTTGCGAGGCCGTCTGGTTGCTTGCTTCGGGAAGTGATTCGATGACCCATTCCTGTTTGACCGGTTGATTGTCGCCTTCATCTGCGACCCAACTCAGATTGGAGGTGGTGTCTTTCCCGTCGCTGACGACCGTTTGCTGCACACGAGGCGTCGCCACGAACCAGCCCCCGACGATGACCGGGGAATGAAAGTACTGTGCACGATGTTCGTCGATCAAACTTTCGCCAAGCTTGCGGCGATACTCCAGCCGTTGATCGGGAGCGGCTTGTGAACGAAGTTGCCGAAAATAATCCGATCTGCTGCCACTATCGGGGATTACATAGACCAACGTTCGGCCACCCTGCTGGAGCCAGCGGTCCATCCAACGCACCGTCTTTTGATCAACCGCCATCAGTTCCGAAGGCGTCCAAATGATCGACGTGACCTTTCGAGTTCGTTCGGTTAGCCGCGTGATTCCACGGCTATCAAATCCGGCATGGTCGAAGGAATCGCGAAACGTTGTAAAGCCATTGATACTCTGGCGAGCATAATAGCCTTCGTTGGCACCATACTGCGTCACCAAGTCCGATCCACATCCGGTCAATAAGGACAGCATCACGACGGCGAGGTACGACCGAACGTTGGGCCATCGTACCTGTATGAGGCATTGCCAAGAACTCATGGATGACCTCCATGTTCAATGGCGGATTGCTCCATCGATTGATTTTGCTGCCACAGTTGAACGAAGACCTCTCGCGAAAGACTGTGACGACCAAAGTACGAATGTTCAAATGCATCCGCCGTTTGCCTCAGCCACATCGCACAATCGGCGTCGTTGGATCGTGTTTCGCGGACATACGTTCCATTGGTTTTCCCTCGTGCTAGACGCAAAAGCCCCTGCTTGTCCAGAAGCAATAGTTGATGTCCGAGCAGCAAGATGATCGCCTGATCATATTTTCCGTCAAGCATCAGACGTTCGCATTCGGTCCGCAAATTAACATCGGTCCGGCGAAGTTCAGGTGGGAGATGTTTGATCCGTTCCAACGTTTGTTGGTCAGGCAGGCGTCCATTCGCACCGGACGAATCATGCGAAACGTCACCGGATAGTTTCATTTCGGCACGCCCGACGGCATAGACGATGACGCCCACGATGACGATTACAACGGTCGCTAAAATCACCCATCCGAATAGATTCGCAACTGAATAGCCTGAACCGAACAGGCCCGAATTTGATGGCGGTGTGTTAGTTGTTGTCGCCGAATTCGTTGCCGACTTTGCAATCGATTTTGGTTTGGGCAACCAGCGACTTTCGCGATTGGTTGAGTCGTCTTTCCGCGGTGAGACATCGATCGGTATAAGTTTATGTTGCTCGGCGTCATACCATGGGACGGTCGACATCGATTCGATCACCGGTGAGGACGTCTGGCCTGTTTGTTCTTGGGCGAACAGCGGGCAAGGAATCGTGCAAACAAACAAAACGATCGAACATAAGGCGAGTGTTCGCAAACCGTGTTTTGAAATTGCGTCGTCAACATCTCGCCCCCGGGAGGAGCGGAAGTGGTCGCAGCCAGTGGACGATGCCGGTATCCGAGTAGGCGGCATCTTAGCCAACTCAAGAACGAGCTTTTCGAGCCAACGATTTAATCCCCCTGGAAGAAGGACGGTTTTGAAAAAAGTTCTCACGTTGCACCTCCCGCCGGGGCGACAGAGGTTTTCGAATTCGATCGGGCATTGTCTTGGCTCCCACTCGAACTCACGACGGATTGTTGTCCTACCACCGGTTCAATTTCATCGCCGAATTGACGCATCGCTTCGGCACGAACTGCTAATTCGACATCCCAACCTTCCAATCGAATTCGCGTGTCCAGGTAGGCGATCATTCGTACCACTACGCTCAACCCACCGACCGTCCATAAAGCCAATGGGTAGAGGACCATCAATGTTACCAAGCCAATGTTCCAATAACCTGTGGCGATACCACGGAGCCAAACCAGGCTGTAAAACAAGCCCGCAAAGATCACCGAGAGCGTGAACCCAGAAACAATCCACCGACCGCCGACGTCACTTCCGGAAGGCCGATGAAGGGTCCGTGCTCGCTTGGATAGCGTGATTTCATTCGGGTTCTTGCTGCGCGTCGGGCAGCGTTCCAACAGGATCATTTCCGGCAGAAAAGGGCGGCTGGCCCGGATCACGATAGCGGCCATGAAAAATACAATTGGAATCGTGACATCAAAGAGCGCATCCCAGGGCTGAAATAACCGGATGCCCGCGATTACCATCGCCGGGATTGCCAAACGCCGCAGTCCTAAAAAACGAATCCAACGCCCTAACTGTTTTCGCGCATCTGCGACCGCCGTTTTCCAGCTCGGGCTCGATTCAAAAACGGCTTGGCCGAGATAGATGGTCGTGATCACACCGGCAGCCGGGGTTTGCAAAAACACTAACAAAGCCATCCAGGTGATGTAGCGGGTGGTTTGCCAGCGAGCTTCGGGATCGTCCAGTCCATATTGGGATTCAGTGATCGGAATCCAATACAACAGCAGCCCATTGGCGATCGCCCAAGGGAGCGCGCCCCAAAAGAATCCGATCAGCAAAAGCGTGGGGTAACGATGAAGCAGCACCAGCGCGAGGTCGCCGATTTCTGATAGCGTGCGGACTCGGATGGCCACGTGGGTTTGGTCAAGTTGCACGGGCTGTTCCTCGCGTTTGGGAAAGCTCTTGCGGACCGACCCTTGCTGGCGAAACCGCATCGGTGCTGTGGTCGACCAATTCTGAATACCTTGCGGTTCGAATCAGTGATCGATCCGATGACCTTTGACGTGGGAAGCCAAGAATAACAAAGTACAGCGTGATCAACGCACTCGATAGGATCGACCAAGCCACCTTGATCAGATACGGGGCGCCACTCGGTGAAAGAAAGCCTTCGGTAAACGCCGCCAGAATGAACATCGTCGCACTCGCCGCCATCACCGGAACTGCTTCTCGGCCAGACTCACGAATCGAATCGACGCGTGACATTCCTCGCGTGTAGAAAAGCCCCATCCCGAGTCTTAGTCCGCCGGCTGCTGATAGGGCGATCGCGGTCAATTCGAATGGCCCATGTGCGGTAACAAACTCAAAAAAATGATCGGAGCCTTCGATCCCATCCCGCGACATGTAACCGAACGTGGCACCGAGGACCACGGCGTTGTAGGCGAGTGTGTACAGACACGGCACGAGCAGAATGCCCCACGCGAAACACTGCAATCCAATGCCGGTATTGTGTCGAATGTAGAACGCCGCTCGTGCGGAATATTCCTCGGGAGCGACGTTCAATGGCTCGCTGAACGACTCCTGGGTTGTCTTAAGCATTTTTGTGCCACAGACATTTTCGGCAAACTCCGGGAACTGTTCTTCGGCCGCG
Coding sequences within it:
- a CDS encoding stage II sporulation protein M; the encoded protein is MNVAKLLEKRRSDWTELEQLCEAMELRGRTDSMGGGHRGAAGITRFASLYRAACADLALADAYQLPPNTVTYLHRLVARAHNQLYRTQSASPTGWIRTLFDEAPQRIFNDGCVRVATLVFFGLFALSMMMGAAEEQFPEFAENVCGTKMLKTTQESFSEPLNVAPEEYSARAAFYIRHNTGIGLQCFAWGILLVPCLYTLAYNAVVLGATFGYMSRDGIEGSDHFFEFVTAHGPFELTAIALSAAGGLRLGMGLFYTRGMSRVDSIRESGREAVPVMAASATMFILAAFTEGFLSPSGAPYLIKVAWSILSSALITLYFVILGFPRQRSSDRSLIRTARYSELVDHSTDAVSPARVGPQELSQTRGTARAT
- a CDS encoding DUF4129 domain-containing protein, which gives rise to MSTVPWYDAEQHKLIPIDVSPRKDDSTNRESRWLPKPKSIAKSATNSATTTNTPPSNSGLFGSGYSVANLFGWVILATVVIVIVGVIVYAVGRAEMKLSGDVSHDSSGANGRLPDQQTLERIKHLPPELRRTDVNLRTECERLMLDGKYDQAIILLLGHQLLLLDKQGLLRLARGKTNGTYVRETRSNDADCAMWLRQTADAFEHSYFGRHSLSREVFVQLWQQNQSMEQSAIEHGGHP
- a CDS encoding AAA family ATPase, whose translation is MTDSSQGSQPIDSATTPQQTTPSFREKSERFAPVEKLFSAISGEVAKLYVGQEELVLGTLTALFSGGHVLIESVPGLGKTLFVRTLGRILGCEFGRIQFTADLMPSDITGAPVFDMQKSEFRFRPGPVFTQLLLADEINRSPAKTHAALLEIMQEYRVTIDGTSHTVPQPFLVMATQNPLESEGTYNLPEAQLDRFMFKLKVDYPTEAQEAEILKLHSKQVSLNSRLENEIRKVTDPETVMSCIQLCGTVNVEETLVDYINKIVRATRSWPAFHIGASPRAGLALMQCARTLAGFNGRDYAIPDDVVEVAVPALRHRVQLTAEAEIEGRDVDDELQAMIRGIEVPRD